A genomic segment from Pseudoxanthomonas sp. CF385 encodes:
- a CDS encoding winged helix DNA-binding domain-containing protein translates to MTPALLRHRLQRQGIATPVADSVAATVRHLAAMQAQDYAASLFAIGLRTSGATLATVEAAIARGEIVRTWPMRGTLHWLAREDVRWMVALMAPRVQAANAARIARDHGLDEHTLARCRRAIEAALSHGRPVMRGDLYAQLDAIGVDSGGQRGLQVLGWMAHEGLICQGPREGRQPTFVWLDAWIPAAATLSREEALHRLALRYLQGHAPASAADLAWWSGLTQKDAKLALESASSSLLRETHAGDVLWHAAALPAARAARSIHLLPAFDEYLIGYRDRSPVVADEQLRRVIGINGLVNPTVIVDGRVVGTWKRDADARGHVRIAPFRPLAEKERLGIGKAAARLARFLGAPAPVAS, encoded by the coding sequence TGCAGCGGCAGGGCATCGCGACGCCGGTCGCCGACAGCGTCGCCGCGACGGTCCGCCATCTGGCGGCGATGCAGGCCCAGGACTACGCCGCCTCGTTGTTCGCGATCGGGCTGCGTACCTCCGGCGCGACGCTGGCCACGGTGGAGGCCGCGATCGCGCGCGGCGAGATCGTCCGCACCTGGCCGATGCGCGGCACCCTGCACTGGCTCGCGCGCGAAGACGTGCGCTGGATGGTGGCGCTGATGGCGCCGCGCGTGCAGGCCGCCAACGCCGCGCGCATCGCCCGCGACCATGGGCTGGACGAGCACACGCTTGCGCGTTGTCGACGCGCGATCGAGGCAGCGCTTTCCCACGGCCGCCCCGTCATGCGCGGCGACCTGTACGCGCAGCTGGACGCGATCGGCGTGGACAGCGGCGGACAGCGCGGCCTGCAGGTGCTGGGCTGGATGGCCCACGAGGGTCTGATCTGCCAGGGCCCGCGCGAAGGCCGGCAACCGACCTTCGTCTGGCTCGATGCGTGGATCCCCGCAGCCGCCACGCTCAGCCGCGAGGAAGCCCTGCATCGCCTCGCGCTGCGCTACCTGCAGGGCCACGCGCCCGCGAGCGCGGCCGACCTGGCCTGGTGGTCCGGCCTGACCCAGAAGGACGCGAAGCTGGCGCTCGAGAGCGCGTCGTCGTCATTGCTGCGCGAGACGCACGCAGGCGATGTGCTGTGGCATGCGGCCGCACTGCCGGCGGCACGCGCTGCGCGCAGCATCCATCTCCTGCCCGCCTTCGACGAGTACCTCATCGGCTATCGCGACCGCAGCCCGGTGGTGGCGGACGAACAACTGCGCCGGGTGATCGGCATCAACGGCCTGGTCAACCCCACCGTGATCGTGGACGGCCGCGTGGTGGGCACATGGAAACGCGACGCCGATGCGCGCGGGCACGTCCGCATCGCACCATTTCGTCCTCTGGCTGAGAAGGAACGACTTGGCATCGGCAAGGCGGCGGCGCGGCTCGCGCGGTTCCTGGGTGCGCCTGCGCCGGTCGCGTCCTGA